One stretch of Chryseobacterium fluminis DNA includes these proteins:
- a CDS encoding TetR/AcrR family transcriptional regulator: MKSSNGVRERILETASRLFYQQGFNSTGINQIIAEAGIAIGSLYKHYPSKNHLLYHYLQHQEVVYFSGLDEYLAEVRKPIQKLIKLIDYRIEIQEQSHCFGCHFIKINAEAGRHDEKVTQLVTEHKKKQRDYLERIISEIESVQDLPMKKQNLTDAVFLMIEGAIVSASINGNADDLRTTKKIINQMF; encoded by the coding sequence ATGAAAAGTAGTAATGGTGTCAGGGAACGGATATTGGAGACAGCATCCCGGTTATTTTATCAGCAGGGATTCAACAGTACCGGAATTAACCAGATTATTGCCGAAGCAGGCATCGCGATCGGGTCACTGTACAAACACTATCCATCAAAGAATCACTTGTTGTACCACTATCTGCAGCATCAGGAAGTAGTCTACTTCAGTGGACTTGATGAATATCTTGCAGAAGTCAGGAAACCTATACAGAAACTTATAAAACTCATCGATTATCGTATTGAAATTCAGGAACAGAGCCACTGTTTTGGATGTCATTTTATTAAAATAAATGCTGAAGCAGGGCGCCATGACGAAAAGGTAACACAACTTGTCACAGAGCATAAAAAAAAGCAGCGCGATTATCTTGAAAGAATAATTTCGGAAATAGAATCGGTACAGGATCTTCCCATGAAAAAACAGAATCTTACAGACGCGGTCTTCCTGATGATTGAGGGAGCGATAGTTTCTGCGAGCATCAACGGAAATGCAGATGATCTCAGAACAACAAAAAAAATAATAAATCAGATGTTCTGA
- a CDS encoding ABC transporter ATP-binding protein, whose product MLKTINLHKKYNDFTALQSLNLEIQKGEIFALLGQNGAGKSTTVNILLGLIKATSGDAFINDISVRNHPEKIKKHIAYIPETVLLYPNLTGVENLDFFSKIAGFSYTKNELSVLLHRTGLQGTAHDRALGGYSKGMRQKVGIAIALAKDAKVLLLDEPTSGLDPIATAEFTEIVRQLGKEGRTVLMATHDIFNAVSVATNIGIMKQGELVQNLPSKAFSAEELQNLYLETI is encoded by the coding sequence ATGTTAAAAACAATTAATTTACATAAAAAATACAACGATTTTACAGCGCTTCAGTCTCTTAACCTGGAAATACAGAAAGGTGAAATTTTCGCCCTGCTGGGACAGAATGGTGCCGGAAAAAGCACAACGGTCAATATTCTTCTGGGTCTCATTAAGGCTACCTCCGGTGACGCATTCATCAATGATATATCTGTAAGAAATCATCCCGAGAAAATAAAAAAGCATATCGCTTATATTCCCGAAACAGTTTTATTATATCCTAACCTTACAGGAGTAGAAAACCTGGACTTCTTCTCCAAAATTGCAGGATTTAGCTATACTAAAAACGAACTGTCGGTTCTGTTACACCGTACCGGATTGCAGGGAACTGCCCACGACAGAGCATTGGGAGGCTATTCAAAAGGAATGCGCCAGAAAGTGGGTATTGCCATTGCCCTGGCTAAAGATGCTAAAGTCCTGCTGCTGGATGAGCCTACCAGCGGATTGGATCCAATTGCTACGGCAGAGTTTACGGAAATTGTACGTCAGCTTGGAAAAGAAGGAAGAACCGTACTGATGGCCACTCATGATATTTTTAATGCGGTGAGTGTTGCCACCAATATCGGAATAATGAAACAGGGCGAACTGGTGCAGAATCTGCCATCTAAAGCATTCTCAGCGGAGGAATTACAGAATTTATATCTTGAAACGATTTAG
- a CDS encoding TonB-dependent siderophore receptor, with protein sequence MNAQTAEDSAVANLQTVEIIGRKSKEYTSDYSFAATKTAMKNKDLPLTLNTVTKELINERQAFQLGDVMKNVSGVSPSSYYNQYNIRGISQNEEGQIINGMRTRQYYFLQPMTSNIERVEIFKGPASITMSSVDPGGTINMVTKKPLTSPRHQISASAGSFDTYRLAADLTGPLNKSKTLLYRFNGAYQKADSFRDKVNNSGTLISPSITFVPNGKTSVNIEMIFSDLHGNLDRGQPIFGAVAGRTDLNSTPKTLNLGAPDDFFKTREWILMGSFAHNFNNHVSFNASYMKQFWNEDLQEHRTTNSFVPDINNNPVPSLAMMQFIQRKQRWEVDNISAYFNFRFTKGPTEHQALIGYDSHAWEKRKGGQQNAARGFLLKNGSAVSSYDPAHADLYQTVDYNGILLPKTNVTPFDLSPGAQNHQDTSFNHLNAITPLPSALTTTHAAYIQYLFTWKKFKILSGIRQEWFKDITRFKEPDASSFRNSKLLYRFGLTYSLTENINLYGTYLTGYQPQSNTVTLMPNTAGFTGAVSAARFRPLTSDLKEIGIKAKIFRNISVSMAAYEINQKNILINANNPSQPDELIQRGADRSRGFEAEFTGYILPQWHIHGGYSYIDAKITNDADINLIGKRKENTSKNAVNFWTRYNFSGIKAVRNFGIGTGIGYQSSRIPWFTRSFKLPAYATVDAALYYTPVKSAVQLAFNINNLTNKTYWIGAQNYLRLFPGAPRNYLLTVTYKF encoded by the coding sequence ATGAATGCACAGACGGCAGAGGATTCTGCTGTAGCGAACCTGCAGACAGTAGAAATTATCGGCAGAAAATCAAAAGAATATACCTCAGATTATTCTTTTGCGGCCACTAAAACAGCCATGAAGAATAAAGATCTTCCGCTCACCCTCAATACGGTTACCAAAGAGCTTATCAATGAGCGGCAGGCTTTTCAGCTTGGTGATGTCATGAAAAATGTAAGCGGGGTCTCCCCTTCCAGCTATTACAATCAGTATAACATCCGGGGCATCAGCCAGAACGAAGAAGGCCAGATCATCAACGGAATGCGTACCCGGCAGTATTACTTTCTGCAGCCTATGACCTCCAATATAGAACGTGTTGAAATTTTCAAAGGTCCTGCAAGTATTACGATGTCCAGTGTAGATCCGGGCGGAACAATCAATATGGTAACTAAAAAACCGCTCACCAGTCCGCGCCACCAAATCAGTGCATCGGCAGGAAGTTTTGATACCTATCGTCTCGCCGCTGATCTTACAGGACCTCTGAATAAGAGCAAAACGCTGCTGTACCGCTTTAACGGTGCCTATCAGAAGGCTGACTCCTTCAGAGATAAGGTGAATAACAGTGGCACTTTAATATCTCCCTCTATTACCTTTGTTCCCAACGGGAAGACCTCTGTAAATATCGAAATGATTTTCAGTGATCTGCATGGAAATCTCGACAGAGGACAGCCTATTTTTGGTGCTGTCGCAGGAAGAACAGATCTTAACAGTACTCCAAAAACATTAAATCTTGGTGCTCCCGACGATTTTTTTAAAACCCGCGAGTGGATTCTGATGGGAAGTTTTGCACATAATTTCAATAATCATGTAAGCTTCAATGCCTCCTATATGAAGCAGTTTTGGAATGAAGATCTGCAGGAGCACCGCACCACTAATTCCTTCGTTCCTGATATCAATAACAATCCGGTTCCCAGCCTCGCCATGATGCAGTTTATCCAGAGAAAACAGCGTTGGGAAGTCGATAACATCAGTGCCTATTTTAATTTTCGTTTTACAAAAGGACCGACAGAACATCAGGCTTTGATCGGCTATGACAGTCACGCCTGGGAAAAACGGAAAGGAGGTCAGCAGAATGCTGCAAGAGGATTTTTATTAAAAAACGGCTCGGCAGTTTCTTCTTACGATCCTGCCCATGCAGATCTCTATCAAACGGTGGATTACAACGGAATTCTGCTTCCCAAAACCAATGTTACCCCATTTGATTTAAGTCCGGGAGCACAGAATCACCAGGATACTTCCTTTAATCATCTTAATGCCATTACCCCTCTGCCTTCAGCCCTTACAACCACTCATGCTGCTTATATTCAGTATCTTTTTACCTGGAAAAAATTTAAAATATTATCCGGAATACGACAGGAATGGTTTAAGGACATCACCCGTTTTAAAGAACCTGACGCATCGTCGTTCCGAAACAGCAAACTGCTGTACAGATTTGGTCTTACGTACAGCCTGACAGAAAATATCAATCTCTACGGAACGTATCTCACCGGGTATCAGCCGCAGTCCAATACGGTAACACTCATGCCCAATACCGCTGGGTTCACAGGGGCGGTATCGGCTGCAAGGTTCAGACCTCTAACCTCTGATCTGAAAGAGATCGGGATAAAAGCAAAAATCTTCAGGAATATTTCTGTGAGTATGGCGGCGTATGAAATCAATCAGAAAAATATTTTAATCAATGCCAACAATCCGTCTCAGCCTGATGAGCTGATACAGCGTGGTGCCGACCGGAGCCGCGGCTTTGAAGCTGAATTTACAGGATATATTCTCCCGCAATGGCATATACACGGCGGATACAGCTATATCGACGCGAAAATTACCAATGATGCAGATATAAATCTCATTGGAAAAAGAAAAGAAAATACCTCGAAAAATGCTGTGAATTTCTGGACACGCTATAATTTTTCAGGGATCAAGGCTGTCAGAAACTTTGGAATCGGAACAGGAATAGGATATCAGAGTTCCAGGATACCCTGGTTTACAAGAAGTTTTAAACTTCCTGCTTATGCAACGGTAGATGCAGCACTGTACTATACTCCTGTAAAGTCAGCAGTTCAGCTGGCTTTCAATATTAATAACCTGACCAATAAAACGTATTGGATCGGAGCTCAGAACTACCTCAGGCTTTTTCCCGGAGCACCGAGAAATTACTTATTAACAGTTACTTATAAATTTTAA
- a CDS encoding prevent-host-death protein yields the protein MNYTLELNTQEPNSNIVFNTIVFDTFKVNIVERYIGRMNFNPKLFEVIFKVRTLNDELINKKDGNVKVKIKDADFETYHRLTTKLNSYDYKNKLINRKEVDEEYVHFILSLVILNYQLN from the coding sequence ATGAACTATACACTTGAGCTCAATACGCAAGAGCCTAATTCTAACATTGTTTTTAATACAATCGTATTCGATACGTTCAAGGTAAATATAGTGGAAAGATATATAGGACGGATGAATTTTAATCCGAAATTATTTGAAGTTATATTTAAGGTCAGAACGCTGAATGACGAACTCATCAATAAAAAAGACGGTAACGTAAAGGTAAAGATAAAAGATGCCGATTTTGAAACGTACCATAGGCTGACGACTAAGCTGAACTCGTATGATTATAAAAACAAACTGATCAACAGAAAGGAGGTTGACGAGGAATATGTTCATTTCATTCTGAGTCTGGTCATTTTAAACTATCAGCTTAATTAG
- a CDS encoding ABC transporter permease, protein MATSKLQLIMRKTRHDLLRTRQNRIMIIMVFLFCIFSIGIGYTKYTDTISKVKEYREEIREGWEHRPDKHPHRMAHYGYLVFRNAHPLSIFDNGLDDYLGNVIFLEAHKQNTANLSEAGSSGTLVRFGAFTAAFILQAIVPLIILFSGFGSVVQERENATLKIMSVQGASGRVIIWGKILGIWQFSLIFLLPVIPVVFIAAFMAETTAPADIFLRVLVLLQAYMLYYFFISTLAVAVSANSKTSSSALISLIGSWLLLVIFLPKGIQFAAQNVHPIPSRIAFETGLEKDILKSGDSHNPDDPHFKRIKDSLLNRYKVSTTNELPFNYSGFIMKEGEKISSRIYIRHQKKLQEIYKSQQILSDLSGFVNPAMAVKNFSMIVTGTDLYSYSRFQEQAEEYRYTMAQRLNNLQIDHISNVKPEKGGPPAIIGRENWKKFPDFSYHYTSVSESMKKQWMPIAALFFWLAACIIIIETSGRKLKLM, encoded by the coding sequence ATGGCTACTTCAAAACTACAGCTGATCATGCGGAAAACCCGACATGACCTCCTCAGGACCAGGCAAAACCGGATCATGATCATCATGGTCTTCCTATTCTGCATATTCAGTATCGGTATAGGATATACAAAATATACCGATACCATTTCAAAAGTAAAAGAGTACCGGGAAGAGATCCGGGAAGGCTGGGAACACAGACCCGATAAGCATCCACACCGCATGGCTCATTACGGTTATCTTGTTTTCAGAAATGCACATCCTCTGAGTATTTTCGATAACGGGCTGGATGATTACCTGGGAAATGTCATATTTCTTGAAGCGCACAAACAGAACACCGCAAATCTTTCTGAAGCCGGAAGTTCAGGAACACTGGTAAGGTTCGGTGCTTTCACCGCTGCCTTTATTCTGCAGGCTATCGTTCCTCTCATCATTTTATTCTCAGGATTCGGATCTGTTGTTCAGGAGCGTGAAAATGCCACCCTAAAAATAATGAGCGTTCAGGGAGCTTCAGGAAGGGTTATTATTTGGGGTAAGATCCTGGGAATATGGCAGTTTTCATTAATTTTTCTCCTACCGGTCATTCCTGTTGTTTTTATCGCAGCATTCATGGCAGAGACGACAGCCCCAGCCGACATTTTTTTAAGAGTGCTGGTATTATTGCAGGCTTATATGCTTTATTACTTTTTTATCAGCACCTTAGCGGTTGCCGTATCTGCCAACAGCAAAACCTCGTCGTCTGCTCTTATCAGTCTTATAGGCAGCTGGCTTCTTCTGGTTATCTTTCTGCCAAAAGGCATTCAGTTTGCAGCTCAGAATGTACATCCCATTCCGTCCCGTATTGCTTTTGAAACCGGCCTTGAAAAAGACATTCTGAAATCCGGGGACAGCCACAATCCTGACGATCCGCATTTTAAAAGGATTAAAGACTCGCTGCTGAACCGTTATAAAGTAAGCACTACCAATGAACTTCCATTTAACTACAGCGGTTTTATCATGAAAGAGGGTGAAAAAATAAGCTCCCGGATCTATATCAGGCATCAGAAAAAATTACAGGAGATTTATAAGAGCCAACAGATATTATCCGATCTTTCAGGATTTGTGAATCCTGCAATGGCTGTTAAAAATTTTTCAATGATCGTGACGGGAACGGATCTTTACTCATACAGCAGGTTTCAGGAGCAGGCAGAAGAATACCGCTATACAATGGCGCAAAGGCTTAATAACCTGCAAATTGATCACATCAGCAATGTAAAGCCTGAAAAAGGCGGTCCTCCAGCCATTATTGGTAGAGAAAACTGGAAAAAGTTCCCCGACTTCAGTTACCATTACACCTCAGTTTCAGAGAGTATGAAAAAGCAATGGATGCCCATTGCAGCATTATTTTTCTGGCTGGCTGCGTGCATTATAATCATAGAAACAAGCGGAAGAAAATTAAAATTAATGTAA
- a CDS encoding 1-acyl-sn-glycerol-3-phosphate acyltransferase, which translates to MSKFDDIRPFDDHEVNDALMSIAGHPMMKSLMNFTFPDEDDHFWLELFEQIHSINDFQQHCISHTIRQILKQSCENLSTSGFDRLEKDSAYLFISNHRDIVLDTCLLNLVLLDKGLVMTSSAIGDNLVQKRFLNILAKLNRNFLVQRGLPLREQLSSSKVMSEYISTLLKHENRSVWIAQREGRTKDGNDTTQQGVLKMLAMAAGDQPVADYFKTLKIIPLSISYEYDPTDVLKMPQLMAESRNEVYIKDKNEDFTTILSGVLGQKKRIHLHAGELLDHELDTIGSESDPKNKQLQAISQIIDNSIIKNYKLWPTNFIAFDLFHNTKQCAEYYTEDEKQLFERRMEMRIDISDTLLKNSFLAMYANPVINKMRRNLLN; encoded by the coding sequence ATGTCGAAGTTTGATGATATAAGGCCTTTTGATGATCATGAAGTAAATGATGCTCTGATGAGTATTGCCGGGCATCCTATGATGAAATCCCTGATGAATTTTACTTTCCCCGATGAGGATGACCATTTCTGGCTTGAGCTGTTTGAACAGATTCATTCTATTAATGATTTTCAGCAGCACTGTATCTCCCATACCATCCGTCAGATTCTTAAGCAAAGTTGCGAGAATTTAAGCACTTCCGGGTTTGACAGGCTTGAAAAAGACTCCGCCTATTTATTTATATCCAATCACAGAGACATCGTTCTGGATACGTGTCTGCTCAATTTGGTACTATTGGACAAGGGACTCGTAATGACCTCTTCGGCCATAGGAGATAATCTTGTACAGAAGCGTTTCCTGAATATACTGGCCAAGCTGAACCGTAATTTTTTAGTCCAGAGGGGACTGCCGCTCCGTGAACAGCTCAGCAGTTCAAAAGTAATGTCAGAATATATTAGCACTCTTCTGAAGCATGAAAACCGCTCCGTATGGATTGCACAACGTGAGGGAAGGACAAAGGACGGGAACGATACTACGCAGCAGGGTGTTTTAAAAATGCTTGCCATGGCGGCAGGCGATCAGCCGGTAGCCGATTATTTTAAGACCCTGAAAATAATTCCGTTGTCTATTTCATACGAATATGACCCTACGGATGTTCTTAAAATGCCGCAACTGATGGCAGAGTCCCGCAATGAAGTGTATATCAAGGATAAAAATGAAGATTTTACAACAATTCTGAGCGGCGTCCTGGGTCAGAAAAAACGTATTCATCTGCATGCAGGTGAATTGCTAGACCACGAACTGGATACCATAGGATCAGAATCTGACCCTAAAAATAAGCAGCTGCAGGCGATTTCGCAGATTATTGATAATTCTATCATTAAAAACTACAAGCTCTGGCCGACTAATTTTATTGCTTTTGACTTATTTCACAATACAAAGCAATGTGCAGAATATTATACGGAAGACGAAAAGCAGTTATTTGAAAGAAGGATGGAAATGAGGATAGACATCTCAGACACCTTGTTGAAAAACAGCTTTTTAGCCATGTATGCCAATCCTGTTATTAACAAAATGAGACGCAACCTCTTAAACTAA
- a CDS encoding DUF3526 domain-containing protein: MNHYLLKQFYRNKAYLAALLFLLLAGLMAIYTGQKFLDRHEDIMIKSSQFQKESIGRNTQFHQDDLGLVLYYIKFNLVNEVPKLAALNIGMRDLNPSVQGVTIRNLEEQRYNSDFYNPAGAAAGNFDFSFVLVFLFPLIIIAFCYNLISEEEERGTWKLLSVQSVNLRKLLDMKILIRCTAVSAVYGTLIAVAAIWIKIPPDLYFAAFVISGWLYVLFWFTLCRWVISFRKSSARNALLLLLLWLGMNFIIPMSTNMVIQKLYPVHESLKAVMQQREGYHNKWDEAKGPTMKKFYREYPQFRGFKIEENEAFTWTWYYAMQHMGDVEAASTSKQYTKKMLLRNQASTYLGYLLPNIHTQLNESYLSKTDMTNHLQYASALKEFHEKKRLFFYPLIFSGKNADSVNWSLQEVAIFRSSEKINFIQLLLPYLLFIGLLIILSNIKYRKLC; the protein is encoded by the coding sequence ATGAATCACTATTTATTAAAACAGTTTTACCGTAACAAAGCTTATCTGGCTGCCTTACTGTTTTTACTGCTTGCCGGATTAATGGCAATATATACCGGACAGAAATTTCTGGACCGGCATGAAGACATTATGATAAAAAGCAGCCAATTTCAGAAAGAAAGCATCGGGAGAAATACTCAGTTTCACCAGGATGATTTAGGGCTTGTGTTATATTATATTAAATTCAATTTGGTGAACGAAGTACCGAAACTGGCAGCCTTAAATATCGGAATGAGGGATTTAAACCCTTCCGTTCAGGGTGTTACGATAAGAAATCTGGAAGAGCAGCGCTACAATTCGGATTTTTATAATCCTGCCGGTGCGGCTGCCGGAAATTTTGATTTCAGCTTTGTTCTGGTATTCCTTTTTCCTTTAATCATCATTGCATTCTGTTATAATCTGATTTCTGAAGAAGAAGAACGCGGGACCTGGAAGCTTCTTTCCGTGCAAAGTGTAAATCTGAGAAAACTCCTGGATATGAAAATCCTTATCCGATGCACCGCGGTAAGTGCGGTCTATGGTACACTGATTGCTGTTGCAGCGATCTGGATAAAAATTCCTCCCGATCTCTATTTCGCAGCTTTTGTAATAAGCGGATGGCTCTATGTTCTTTTTTGGTTCACCTTATGCCGGTGGGTCATATCTTTCAGAAAATCCTCAGCACGGAATGCATTACTCCTTCTGCTCTTATGGCTGGGCATGAATTTTATTATTCCGATGAGTACCAATATGGTGATTCAGAAGCTTTATCCTGTGCACGAGTCTCTGAAAGCCGTTATGCAACAGAGGGAGGGCTATCACAACAAGTGGGATGAAGCCAAAGGCCCGACGATGAAAAAATTTTACAGAGAATATCCTCAATTCCGAGGATTTAAGATAGAGGAAAATGAAGCATTCACCTGGACCTGGTATTATGCTATGCAACATATGGGTGATGTAGAAGCGGCATCGACTTCAAAGCAGTACACAAAAAAGATGCTTCTCAGAAACCAGGCTTCCACCTACCTGGGCTATCTTCTTCCTAATATCCACACTCAGTTGAATGAGAGCTACCTATCGAAAACCGATATGACGAATCACCTGCAGTACGCTTCTGCCCTGAAAGAATTTCATGAAAAAAAGCGGCTGTTTTTCTATCCCCTTATTTTCTCCGGAAAAAATGCAGATTCTGTCAACTGGTCCTTACAGGAAGTAGCCATTTTCAGGTCTTCAGAAAAAATAAATTTTATTCAGCTCCTTTTACCCTATCTGCTTTTTATAGGTCTGCTGATTATTCTTTCCAATATTAAATACAGAAAACTATGTTAA
- a CDS encoding MFS transporter, whose product MKDKNKNWIQLAILLLVHLMTIVDIFIVNIAIPSIQKDMQSSDSMTQLVVAMYMIGFASFLIIGGKAGDYYGRKNTFILGLVFFMISSAGCGFAQTPGLLIFLRFTQGVSAGFMSPQVLSYIQILFNEHRERTYAMGWYGIAIGAGTMLGQFLGGFLVELKPVFVEQAWQYIFLINIPVCMVTIILARSYLSPSKNVGSYEMDYTSACMVCLGLVMLIFSLTFGLEQNSSFIIISLPLSCAILLLFVFRQNIRKSKNKEPLLDPELFKNRNFNLAISAAALFMMMLDAYFYILALYLQRGLGLSPGHAGYFIVFQGAGFIFASLFSARLVLYFGKKILIGGLLMIMLTLIVQLVLFYFRTVNAAGYIVIALHGSGVALVLPSLATIALKGMPEKFTGNASGVYSTVQQLFGALGIACTGRIFYYFTENHYGDQSLYTGLVYSTCVHVLCLTGVLIILVSVSTSILPKRRALKRHPDE is encoded by the coding sequence ATGAAAGATAAAAATAAAAATTGGATTCAGCTGGCCATCCTGTTGCTGGTACACCTGATGACCATTGTCGATATATTTATCGTCAATATCGCCATTCCGTCTATTCAAAAGGATATGCAATCTTCCGACAGTATGACTCAGCTTGTGGTGGCGATGTATATGATCGGGTTTGCTTCATTTTTAATAATCGGCGGAAAAGCAGGAGATTATTATGGACGGAAAAATACATTTATTCTGGGTCTCGTATTTTTTATGATCAGCTCCGCAGGATGTGGTTTTGCCCAGACACCCGGACTGCTTATTTTTTTAAGATTCACCCAGGGGGTCAGTGCCGGGTTTATGTCTCCCCAGGTGCTGTCTTATATACAGATTCTGTTCAATGAGCACCGAGAACGCACCTACGCCATGGGTTGGTATGGCATCGCTATCGGAGCAGGAACCATGTTGGGACAATTTCTCGGTGGCTTTCTGGTGGAGCTAAAACCGGTATTTGTGGAACAGGCCTGGCAGTATATTTTTCTGATCAATATTCCGGTTTGTATGGTTACGATAATTCTGGCAAGATCCTATCTAAGCCCTTCAAAAAACGTCGGATCCTATGAAATGGATTATACGAGTGCCTGTATGGTATGCCTGGGGCTGGTGATGCTTATCTTTTCATTAACATTCGGTCTGGAGCAAAACAGCTCTTTCATCATCATTTCTTTACCCTTGTCATGTGCTATTCTTCTGCTGTTTGTCTTCAGGCAGAACATAAGAAAATCAAAAAATAAAGAACCTCTGCTGGATCCTGAACTATTTAAAAACCGGAATTTTAATCTGGCGATTTCGGCAGCTGCTCTTTTTATGATGATGCTGGATGCTTATTTTTATATTCTCGCTCTATATTTGCAAAGAGGATTAGGTTTATCGCCGGGTCATGCGGGATATTTTATTGTATTTCAGGGGGCCGGGTTTATTTTTGCATCGTTATTTTCTGCCAGACTGGTACTTTATTTTGGGAAAAAAATCCTGATTGGAGGGCTGCTGATGATTATGCTGACGCTTATTGTTCAATTGGTTTTATTTTATTTTCGCACCGTAAATGCCGCAGGGTATATTGTCATAGCACTGCATGGATCAGGAGTGGCATTGGTACTGCCGTCATTGGCTACCATTGCTCTTAAAGGTATGCCTGAAAAATTCACAGGAAACGCATCAGGTGTTTATTCTACAGTACAGCAGCTGTTTGGAGCATTAGGAATCGCATGTACAGGTAGAATTTTTTATTATTTTACAGAGAATCATTATGGGGATCAGTCATTATATACCGGTCTTGTATACAGTACCTGTGTGCATGTCCTCTGCCTGACCGGTGTACTGATCATTCTGGTCAGCGTGTCCACATCTATTTTACCGAAGCGTAGAGCATTAAAAAGGCATCCTGATGAATAG